The Vulpes vulpes isolate BD-2025 chromosome 8, VulVul3, whole genome shotgun sequence genome has a window encoding:
- the LOC112912764 gene encoding olfactory receptor 6C6-like isoform X3, with translation MKNQSTKIEFFLLGLTDDPQLQIVIFTFLFLNYVLSMTGNLTIILLTLLHPSLKTPMYFFLRNFSFMEASMTTVCIPRFLISLITKNKVISYNCCASQLFFFLQLEIAEFYLLAAMSFDRYVAICKPLHYLIIMNNKVCYQLLFSSWAVGFLLSFSPLAVGLTLDFCVSGIIDHFMCDISPVLQLSCTDTRFLELLSFALAIVTLLVTLLLVILSYTYIIKTILKIPSAQKRTKAFSTCSSHMIVVSLTYGSCIFNYIKPTAKERVNLSKGVSVIYTSVAPLLNPFIYSLRNQQVKQAFKDTLQKMV, from the exons ATGAAGAACCAGTCAACAAAGATCGAGTTCTTTCTCCTGGGACTGACCGATGACCCACAACTGCAAATTGTGATTTTTACGTTTCTCTTCCTCAACTATGTGCTGAGCATGACCGGAAACTTAACCATCATCCTTCTCACCCTGCTACATCCCAGCCTCAAGACtcccatgtattttttcctccGAAATTTCTCCTTTATGGAAGCTTCAATGACAACAGTCTGTATTCCCAGATTCCTGATAAGCCTCATAACTAAAAACAAAGTCATTTCCTACAATTGTTGTGCATCTCAgttattctttttcctccaaTTAGAAATTGCAGAATTTTACCTGCTGGCTGCCATGTCCTTTGACCGTTATGTAGCAATCTGCAAACCCCTCCATTACCTGATCATCATGAACAACAAAGTGTGCTACCAACTCCTGTTCAGCTCATGGGCCGTGGGCTTTCTGCTGTCATTTTCACCATTGGCTGTGGGCCTCACACTGGATTTCTGTGTTTCCGGAATAATCGATCATTTCATGTGTGACATTTCCCCTGTGCTGCAGCTTTCCTGCACTGACACTCGTTTCTTGGAATTGCTTTCGTTTGCCTTAGCTATTGTAACACTTCTGGTGACCTTACTGTTAGTGATTCTTTCTTACACATACATTATCAAGACCATTCTCAAGATCCCCTCTGCTCAGAAAAGAACCAAGGCTTTTTCTACTTGTTCTTCTCATATGATTGTGGTCTCCCTTACTTATGGTAGCTGCATCTTTAATTACATAAAGCCAACAGCGAAGGAAAGGGTGAATTTGTCCAAAGGTGTAAGTGTTATTTATACCTCGGTTGCCCCTTTATTAAACCCTTTCATTTACAGTCTCAGAAACCAGCAAGTCAAACAAGCCTTCAAGGACACACTccaaaaga tggtctag
- the LOC112912764 gene encoding olfactory receptor 6C6-like isoform X2 encodes MKNQSTKIEFFLLGLTDDPQLQIVIFTFLFLNYVLSMTGNLTIILLTLLHPSLKTPMYFFLRNFSFMEASMTTVCIPRFLISLITKNKVISYNCCASQLFFFLQLEIAEFYLLAAMSFDRYVAICKPLHYLIIMNNKVCYQLLFSSWAVGFLLSFSPLAVGLTLDFCVSGIIDHFMCDISPVLQLSCTDTRFLELLSFALAIVTLLVTLLLVILSYTYIIKTILKIPSAQKRTKAFSTCSSHMIVVSLTYGSCIFNYIKPTAKERVNLSKGVSVIYTSVAPLLNPFIYSLRNQQVKQAFKDILRLTYFTQHNTLQFQPR; translated from the exons ATGAAGAACCAGTCAACAAAGATCGAGTTCTTTCTCCTGGGACTGACCGATGACCCACAACTGCAAATTGTGATTTTTACGTTTCTCTTCCTCAACTATGTGCTGAGCATGACCGGAAACTTAACCATCATCCTTCTCACCCTGCTACATCCCAGCCTCAAGACtcccatgtattttttcctccGAAATTTCTCCTTTATGGAAGCTTCAATGACAACAGTCTGTATTCCCAGATTCCTGATAAGCCTCATAACTAAAAACAAAGTCATTTCCTACAATTGTTGTGCATCTCAgttattctttttcctccaaTTAGAAATTGCAGAATTTTACCTGCTGGCTGCCATGTCCTTTGACCGTTATGTAGCAATCTGCAAACCCCTCCATTACCTGATCATCATGAACAACAAAGTGTGCTACCAACTCCTGTTCAGCTCATGGGCCGTGGGCTTTCTGCTGTCATTTTCACCATTGGCTGTGGGCCTCACACTGGATTTCTGTGTTTCCGGAATAATCGATCATTTCATGTGTGACATTTCCCCTGTGCTGCAGCTTTCCTGCACTGACACTCGTTTCTTGGAATTGCTTTCGTTTGCCTTAGCTATTGTAACACTTCTGGTGACCTTACTGTTAGTGATTCTTTCTTACACATACATTATCAAGACCATTCTCAAGATCCCCTCTGCTCAGAAAAGAACCAAGGCTTTTTCTACTTGTTCTTCTCATATGATTGTGGTCTCCCTTACTTATGGTAGCTGCATCTTTAATTACATAAAGCCAACAGCGAAGGAAAGGGTGAATTTGTCCAAAGGTGTAAGTGTTATTTATACCTCGGTTGCCCCTTTATTAAACCCTTTCATTTACAGTCTCAGAAACCAGCAAGTCAAACAAGCCTTCAAGGACA ttctccgattgacttatttcactcagcataataccctccagttccaaccacgttga
- the LOC112912764 gene encoding olfactory receptor 6C6-like isoform X1 yields the protein MKNQSTKIEFFLLGLTDDPQLQIVIFTFLFLNYVLSMTGNLTIILLTLLHPSLKTPMYFFLRNFSFMEASMTTVCIPRFLISLITKNKVISYNCCASQLFFFLQLEIAEFYLLAAMSFDRYVAICKPLHYLIIMNNKVCYQLLFSSWAVGFLLSFSPLAVGLTLDFCVSGIIDHFMCDISPVLQLSCTDTRFLELLSFALAIVTLLVTLLLVILSYTYIIKTILKIPSAQKRTKAFSTCSSHMIVVSLTYGSCIFNYIKPTAKERVNLSKGVSVIYTSVAPLLNPFIYSLRNQQVKQAFKDTLHRLTYFTQHNTLQFQPR from the exons ATGAAGAACCAGTCAACAAAGATCGAGTTCTTTCTCCTGGGACTGACCGATGACCCACAACTGCAAATTGTGATTTTTACGTTTCTCTTCCTCAACTATGTGCTGAGCATGACCGGAAACTTAACCATCATCCTTCTCACCCTGCTACATCCCAGCCTCAAGACtcccatgtattttttcctccGAAATTTCTCCTTTATGGAAGCTTCAATGACAACAGTCTGTATTCCCAGATTCCTGATAAGCCTCATAACTAAAAACAAAGTCATTTCCTACAATTGTTGTGCATCTCAgttattctttttcctccaaTTAGAAATTGCAGAATTTTACCTGCTGGCTGCCATGTCCTTTGACCGTTATGTAGCAATCTGCAAACCCCTCCATTACCTGATCATCATGAACAACAAAGTGTGCTACCAACTCCTGTTCAGCTCATGGGCCGTGGGCTTTCTGCTGTCATTTTCACCATTGGCTGTGGGCCTCACACTGGATTTCTGTGTTTCCGGAATAATCGATCATTTCATGTGTGACATTTCCCCTGTGCTGCAGCTTTCCTGCACTGACACTCGTTTCTTGGAATTGCTTTCGTTTGCCTTAGCTATTGTAACACTTCTGGTGACCTTACTGTTAGTGATTCTTTCTTACACATACATTATCAAGACCATTCTCAAGATCCCCTCTGCTCAGAAAAGAACCAAGGCTTTTTCTACTTGTTCTTCTCATATGATTGTGGTCTCCCTTACTTATGGTAGCTGCATCTTTAATTACATAAAGCCAACAGCGAAGGAAAGGGTGAATTTGTCCAAAGGTGTAAGTGTTATTTATACCTCGGTTGCCCCTTTATTAAACCCTTTCATTTACAGTCTCAGAAACCAGCAAGTCAAACAAGCCTTCAAGGACACACTcca ccgattgacttatttcactcagcataataccctccagttccaaccacgttga